ATTTCTACATATGGACAacccatttatttttttttttatttaagtgatATTTAAAAAACCTAAATCCACATGACATGtcattttaagtaataaaaagaaaatctaaagaATAATATATGCGTGAAAGGGTTAACAGACTTACATCACCTCTAATTAACACTAATAACAgctgaattaatattaataacaaatattCAGTATctgtatagtgcactacactagGGCCCTTATTTCATTTCCCCTCAGTGCATCATTTTATACAGGAAGCAGGAAACTAGTTATCATTTTAGATATAAACGTTGATTATATTTAATCCAGGATAAAATGCTCAGGAGCCCTGATCAGATGCAGAGAAATCAATGACACTCAATCTACTAATTACAGTCATTTTCTATCCCGGAAGTTGAATTAAACGATTAGTAATGCAGGTTGACACAGACTGCAGTAACACAACATGATCATATTGtccaaaattaacaaaaaaattatgataataatgaaaataataactgGAAAGACATAAGTGGAAAAATCACTAACCGATCAAATAAAAGCTCCTACAGGAAGACAGAAGCTCCGCGCTCTTCTTCTGCGGTGAAATGAAAGACCGCTCAGGATGCATGAGGATAAACGTCGGCGCTCGCCGCCATCTAGCGGACAGATGCGGTACTACAAcaagcgctttttttttttttttttttttttttttttaacccctccttttttttttaattaaatgctcTGTAAAAACGCAACACAACTCCAGGAAGAGGTACACACACTTGCACTTaatcagcacacaaacacacacagagcaacacatattaaaacataaaaaagaagaaagaaaaaagtaaatagtGTAATCTGACACCAGGGGGCGCTGCGCGTGTCAGCGGATGTGGCAGTCAAACTGTGTAAAATTGTAATtcttaaaatgattaaaatgtaatttaataatattatataatactaataatacaatACTTTGACTTTATTGAGCTTTTGagaatatacattattatattatttataaatcagcTAGATAATAACTATGATTTGTATTTCTGTTGTAAAGAGActtcatttatttgatttaaattaatttatagaCCTTATGTGGTatggtttttttaatcatatttaaagttatttgttatttcaaatgcttttaaataataGAATATCTACTGTTATCATACAAGTACAATGAAATTTGGTTTGCAGCTCCATGCAGAAAAgtcctgaaatactcaaaagtAGAAATAAAATCACGGGTGTATATAATACTATAAGTAATAAGTACAATTAGTTCAACCTTTAGGAAATACCAGAGCTAATGATGTGCTATGAAGGATTATTAACCATTCTGTAGTAtggtcaggtccataaatatttggatattgacaaagttattgttattttagcggTCTACTACAATATCCTGGAGTTCAGAGATATAGCagaaacattaggcgtggccaaatcAGCCATTTGGTACATTCTAAAAAGGAAAGAATGCACAGGTGAGGTCAGAAATACCAAAAGGGatggaagaccatggaaaacaacCATGGaggatgacagaagaattctttcacTGGTGGAGAAAAACTCTTTCACAACAGCTGGTGAGATTACAAACACGCTCCTGGAGGTTGatgtatctgtgtcaaagtcaaaaaTCAAGAGAAGGCTTCACCTgagtaaatacagacggtttaccacaagatgtacaCCTCAGTAAGCCACAAAAAgagtttgctaaaaaaaaaaaaaaaagcttatggAACAACATCTactggacagatgagacaaagatcaacttgtagcagaatgatgtgaagagaagagtatggagaaagagagaaactgctcatgatctgaaaTGTACCACCTCATCATACGGTTTCAGCCaaattcagccaaatgcttcaaaacccaCCAAGctgcgcttcacagtgcagatggacaataaTGTCCTGAAGCTTACTTTAAAAACAACCCAAgactttttaaggcaaagaagtggtaTGTTCTGCAACGGTCAAGTCATTCACCTGAGCTGAATCCAACTGAGCTGCATtgcacttgctgaagacaaaactgaagacaAGACATCTCAAGAATgagcaggaagtgaagacagctgcagtaaagacctggcagagCTTCACCAGGAAACAAACCCAGtgtctggtgatgtctgtgagttccagacttcaggcactGACTGCAAACGacttgcaaccaagtattaaaaatgacaatttatgaTTACATTAGTTCGTCAAATTACTTTTGCctgcatataaaaagtgctgtaattcctacactgttcacttgatttggatgtaaattcCCTCAGATTAttgctgaaagtctgcactttgagctcatattcattatttaattgttaTAATATCCTGTTGTAGACAGCTACAAATAACGATAACTTCGTCAGCGTCAAATATTtatagacctgactgtatatgcaaaaaaagaaagacatgaaagacacaaagaaacatgattgtttttttttaatatggctTTGATATCTTTATTTCACCGTTATGTTCGCACCTGAAACAAACATTCTGACTGTTATTACGTGGTGAAAATGGCACTGTGGTGAATTACAGGTTCACTGGTAGTCAAACAGCCGCAATGTCAAGGAGCAACTGATCAAATGCTGGGAACTGGGAAACGCTTCTAAAAGCTTTGTTATAAAAATCCATTATTGTGATATGAAGTGGAATACTGGTACATGTCTACTTGTTATCTGGAACAGGGAAAGGAAATAATCCAAATAATCCAAATATTGAATCTGTCACTAATAGACTGTCATACGTTCATACTTCAATGTCGTTGTCGTGTAATACTGCTATCTCTTCAGCGATATTAAGTTTAATGAAACGTGCATCATGTCGGATCTGCGTATGCATCGTTAAATAACAAACCTAACAGAGCGAGTATTCAGCACAaatgtgtgtgaacagtgtgtaatATTAAACCGTAGACTACCGGATCAGCTTCATGGATTATTGCTTAAATTATGCTTCTGTGTCTCAAAGGGAAACTGCATGTCTGATTGTTCATTCCCTTACAAATTCATTCCCtttccaaaaagagaaaatacacTTCTGTACATGATCGctgtaatataattaaacaCGTGTAGGGGGAAAGTATGAGAAAATACAGATGAAGCATAAATATGggttaaacacataaaaacgAGTCCttggtttaaaaacaaaacagtcatataaaatgtgttgagagtgtaaaaaaaaaaccatgaaaaaTCGAACTGTACCCAATTTCAGTTTCCTCCTTCGGTAAATGTCGTCGATGTGGcaagatatgtttggtgtttTGTACTGAAGCTATGAGGTTAATATGTCGAAGAATATACTCAAATCTTTTCcactaatgttaaataaatacatgtgtaAACCAGTAGGGAATTTAGACGTTTTAACCTGCCTAACATCTAGCTTTCTGCTCTAATTCTGTCTTCAAACTTTCAGAGGCGGGGCTTTGAGGACCAAATGATAACAAAATGGCCGTCGCtgtttccagaattcagccacacaGTGAATTTTTGCTTATAGTCCAattgtgtcctaaaccacaacAGCAACTCTGCGACACAACTCAACATCTGGATGAGGTTTTACGCAGACAATTCGTTAGCTAGATAGATGAATTCGTTAGCTACTTTAGCCTAATAGTTCCAGTGCAAAACTGAATACCAGAAATCAAACATATCTTCACTGATGGACTGCATTTGAGGTCAGGAGGAAACTTTGCATATATAATCTCTTTCTTTAAGGTCTGGATACATTAAGCTAATTTCGTCTCAACAACAAGGACACAATTAATATTCAATCCAGAGAACTTGGAGATCTGTAATGACAGTAATCAAGATGATCAGATCGATCTTTGGCACTTAgttgtaaatacatttttactacGCTGTCATGTGGATTGTGACGTTCTCTTAATGTATAGAGACCTCACGTACTGGAATACAACCCAAAAGTGCTAGAATTGCTAACAATGAATAGAAACAGAGCTTGTTAGCATTATGCGTATGAGATTGTCATCGTAGCTGCAGCCGAATGGactctttaaaaaagaaactgacATGTTCTTGTGTATCAGACTGTCTATTTCGTTGTAGCTTTCAGAAGAAGGCGGGGTTGGTGTGTTCGATGATGCAGCGCTTGCAGTGGCGCTTGACGAAGCGCAGCGCCTCGAGAGACACATCGCAGTCCTGCACGTTAAGCAGCTGCAGGTCGAAACAGTTGGCCGCCACCACTTGCAGCCCGCGGCCCGTGATGCTCTCGCACGCCTTCAGGCTCAGGCGCTTCAGATTGAAGCAGTTGAGCGCGAGCACTTCCAGCCCGGCATCCGACACCAGTGGGCACTTGCCGATGTCCAGGCTCTTGAGCTTGGGACAGCTCTTGGCCAGGTGCTCGATGCCGTGGTCCGTGAGGCCCTCGCAGCCTCGGGCATTCAGATAACGTAGCCTGGAGCAGTACTTAGCGATGTAGCGCACTCCTACGTCAGTGATGCGGCCACAGTGCGCTATGCTCAGGTAGCGCAGGTGACCCTCCAGCTTGGCGATCTCTCGCAGCCCGAAGTCGCTGATGAAGCGGCAGTCACTAACGCTCAGCTCACGCACCGCCGGGCAGTAGATGACGAGGAAGCGCAGACCCTCGTCGGTCAGGCGCACGCAGCGGCGCAGGTACAGGTGCGTGAGCTGCGTGCAGTGAGCCGCGATGATGTGCAGACCCTCATCCTCCAGCGCAAAGCAATCGCTCATGTCCAGGTAGCGGATGGAGATCTGCTGGCCGTGCAGAGGAGAGAGTTTGATGGACGCTTCCCGCGTCAGACTGATGCACGTCACCTTCGAGCATCCTGCACATGAGGACGAGACAGAAAAGAGATCATCAGGAAGGGTCTTTGATAAACTAATTAACTGTTAGCTCATGAGCCTAGTCTAATGTGAGACACCAAACAAAATCGGAAAGAATTTTATTGGTCTCACGTTGGTAGTTGCTCCTTTAACACAGACTGAATTGAAACAGTGAATTAGACAgttaagtttaaaaaagtttacGAACTTCCCCTCGGGGTGCACGGCGTGGTTCCATGTGTGGCTTGTGCATGGTCTCTGTTCTATATGTGCCAGTGTTTATGTGTTGCCATGTGCTTTCGTTTTGGTCTTGTCCTGACTCTGCCCCGTCTTGTCAGTAGTTTGTTACTCAAATGTGTGCGTCCGTTCTGTGTTTAGTCCTCAATTAGTTTGTCTATGTATACTCTGCAGTTTCTGTGTTTCACTGCAAAATCTCATCGTGcaatctttatttttaaggtccaagtgttgtttttgtctgttttttttttttttcaactttggtTCTGAATTCCAGTTTATTGTCTCCTACATGTTGCCTATGGACTACAACCATTGTTATTCTGGTatactctaatcacacactgagtGCACACATGTGCATCCTTCAAACACCACATTACAATATATAGAGATAAACATGTGAAGATAAATAAACGGCAAGTTAGCAAATTAGCTGATTAACTGATCAACTATATTTGGTTTAagtgaaaagcttttttttatgtcCCATTCATTCCTAAACTTGTATAAAGGTACCACATTTACCAAATCTAAATTATGGaaatttctgtaatataaatcatttttaaaagcataattCAACCAAGCACAAATGactaaaaaatcatttaaaatattgtgccactttaaagataataataaaatggataTTTTTGACCTGAAAAGAGCATGAGCATTAAAAGAAGCATGTCACCTAACAAAATGCTAACGAGGCAAATGACCTTTATACATGgagagcatgctgttattgctATCTTTGATGAATTGATAGTCATCGTAATGGCTTATTGGAGGAGCTGAAAGGAATACTTCACCCTGCTTACAGACTTTTTGTGTCAGACAAGGTTTGTTAGGAAGGAAACGATAGATCCCAACTCTTCTGCAATCTGGGTTCGTTCAGGGTTGAATTAGCTTTCATAATCAGGTCAGAATATTCCAGATGTTTCAGTTTGAATCGTTCCTTACACAAATCACTGGAGGCTATTGTTGGAAAGCCATAATGTAATACATGCGTTCTGAGACATCAGCCACCTCTGCAttgtttcagtttaatttaCCATATGAAATCTGTCTGCATAGAAAGGTTCAGTCGGGAGTGGATTATACGAAGCCCACCAAGGGTTAACTCTGTGTTAAAAAATTCGCCTTAAACGTTGAAGAAGAGAAACATCTGAAAGGAGTTATTTTTTTGTAGGTTAGGATGGGGGGATGAAGGGGGGGATCTCTCAGCCAGGGTTAGAACACAGAAATGGTATTATTCAACAGAGGGCGCCATGCTGCATTAATTCTCTGGGAGAGCATTAGCTTGTGGAAATGACGCCACTTGTTCCTCGCACTCCAACAGGAAGTGCAGGAAGTCTGAAATAAAACACCAGGAAAGGGTTtgacggaggaggaggaagattttctgaatttctgacTGGACAGGGATTATAAATCCCATCTTTAGAGTCATATTGTTTCAAGTCTGCAAACGAAAGATGGATGGCCTGGAGGATTTATCTGAACCacaaaatagaataaataagaagagataaagctgacagttgttCTGCTGCAGACTGCAGCCAATAACATGCTCCAAAAAAACACGGAAGCAACTCAGCCTAGTTTTAATTTCTCTTCATCACAAAATCATTCATGtgagaaattttttaaatgagtcaTTTCACTTAATGAGCAGAGCAGACGATCCCAAAGCACcttgaggtcagaggtcatggtCGTGCATGGGCTTATTTTTCCTCTCAGAGAATAAAGCATGCAGGACGGAAAGAGCTATTAATATATTTCCCAGGTCCAAGAGGAAGTCACGGATATTTCAGAATAATCTGTCAGTAAGAAAGACCCCTGCAGCTGTTTTACATGATGAGCAGTAAATGGAGGAGAAACAGTGATCTGTTTGGACCAGACTCTTTTTGGCTGTGTGTACACTTAGCTGTTTTTAAACTTGAGTCAGATTCTGTTTTGGTTAAGCAGTACTTGGCTCAGGATGTGTTTGGGTCAAGCTGAATTCTGTGTAGTGTTTAGTTCATCATATGCTAGACAGAGTCAAACAGTGCTTAGACCAGATAGTATTTGATTCGGGCCATATTTGAGCCAGATAGCTTCTGATCTGTGCTGTATATGGGCCAGATAATATTTTAATCTGGCTATATTTGGTCCAGGTAGCATTCGATTTGGACCAGACAGTATTTGGTTCAGTCCAAATTTGGGacagattatattttatttgggTAATATTTGGCCAAGTAGTGTTTGGTTCAGGCCTAATTTAGGTCAGGTAGTATTTCCTTCAGACCATATTTGGGCCAAGTAGTATTTTGATTCAAACCATATTTGGGACAGATAGTACTTGATTTGGGTAATATTTGGCCAGGTAGTATTTTGGAAAtatttggccacatagtgtttGGTTCAGGCCTAATTTGGGTCAAGTACTATTTGATTTGGGTAATATTTGGCCAGGTAGTATTTGGTTCAGGCCAAATTTGGGTCAGGTAGTATTTCATCCAGACCATATTTGGGCCAGATAGTATTTGATTTGAGCCATATTTGGGTCAGGTAGTATTTGACTCAGGCTATATTTGGGCCAGGTATTATTTGTTTGAGTTAAAGTTTGACTAAATTTTAAAGGTAAATTTTGGGATTTTCAAACTGCATTTGAGTGAGGATGTATTGTTTTTACCATtattcagtcagtgtttaagcatgACTGTGTTTGGGCCTCTGTATTTGGGCCAAGTTGTGTTTTATATTGAAGTATTATGTGCTTCTGACTCACAAAGTCAGGCAAGTAAGTACGTTCACAGGGTTGCCGCAGGTCagtaagtttttaaaaatatttctgattttacACGGTTGCATTCCTGGCTTATCAGCTTCAAGGAATTTCAAATTCAGTTAAGAGCAGGCATAAGGAACTTGGAAAATggttaataaatgttattctCTTTAATTACAAGAATTTATGTGAGGATTAAACTTAAAACATAGCCTTCTATCATTTCagacagctacaggagacattttttggttgttttgttcTGTCTCTGTGGGAAGCTGATTATCCACATACCctgctttttttcttgtgtAAGTAACTTTCCTGTAGGTTTTCACTCAAAGACATCTGTAAATCCCCAAACTCTTAGAACATGTAATTTCTTGCCACAGAAGGACATCAAGGACTATAGACACATTAAATGAGTCCCACGGGCGTGTGTGATGTCTGTTTGATGGATACATTCACTcctacaacagcagacacaGTGGCTAACGTTAGGGAAGAGTTGGACCTAGgcagtttattttcatttcaaagaCAAAGGaagcttatttaaaaataatacaaggacaacaaaataattacatataCGACACTAAgacacaaaaaagcaaaaaaaaaaaaaaaaaaccttataacATATTTACCTGAGACATCCAGGTGTTCCAGGTTAGGGCATCGTGAGACCACCTCGAATACAGCCTCATTGGACACATTGTAGCAGCCGGCGAGGTCGAGGCGCCGCAGCTCGGGGCAGCACTGTGCCACCGTGTAAAGGCCACGGTCGGTAAGTCTGCGACAGCCATTCAACACCACCATCTCCACGGTTAAACATACGTTGGGTGTGTCCTGACATAGACGACGCGTAAGCACCCGCAACGCCCGGTCCACATGTGCCACATCACCCGTCAGACGCACTGTCCTCCAGAGCCGTGGGTCCCATGCCAGGTTGTACCATCGGCGGCATACGCGGGCGCAACGACACAGCTGGTTGGTGGGCAGATGGGCGAAGATCTGCAGAAAGGCGTGGTCAGGCAGCATGTCGATGGGTGCCCCCTGATGATGGTCTTTGGATTGGCACATGCCACGCTGAGGATAAGTGAGACCAACAGTCTCAGGAGCGAAGGACAACGAGGAGCCATTGAAGAGGGCAGGTGAAGAACGAGGAAGGATGAGAGCAGGACTGGGCGTACTCAGAGTGCGCATGCTCACGTCCGAGTCTGaggagagagataaaggaaGGGGAAGAGATTAATTGGGAGTAAGACGGATACAGTGTATTATGATCACGAAGAGAGCTACTTGCATGTAACACAgctctataacacactatatCAGCATGCGTCTATAACACACTAAGTGCACGCGTTCCATGACCGTCATCTCACATGGCCACTAAAGCCATGGCTGACTGCAAAGGTGCATGCACTCCTGAAAACACTATGGGTGAAAAGGCATCCTTTAAGGACAGCAAGAACCAATGCTCCCCAGGTCCTCAGAAAGGCAAAGAAACCTGATCACTTTGTAGATA
The genomic region above belongs to Pangasianodon hypophthalmus isolate fPanHyp1 chromosome 21, fPanHyp1.pri, whole genome shotgun sequence and contains:
- the fbxl7 gene encoding F-box/LRR-repeat protein 7: MGASQGKQSGSEGKGSSSISSDLSSSTDQTSTKAPKNVATSEDSDVSMRTLSTPSPALILPRSSPALFNGSSLSFAPETVGLTYPQRGMCQSKDHHQGAPIDMLPDHAFLQIFAHLPTNQLCRCARVCRRWYNLAWDPRLWRTVRLTGDVAHVDRALRVLTRRLCQDTPNVCLTVEMVVLNGCRRLTDRGLYTVAQCCPELRRLDLAGCYNVSNEAVFEVVSRCPNLEHLDVSGCSKVTCISLTREASIKLSPLHGQQISIRYLDMSDCFALEDEGLHIIAAHCTQLTHLYLRRCVRLTDEGLRFLVIYCPAVRELSVSDCRFISDFGLREIAKLEGHLRYLSIAHCGRITDVGVRYIAKYCSRLRYLNARGCEGLTDHGIEHLAKSCPKLKSLDIGKCPLVSDAGLEVLALNCFNLKRLSLKACESITGRGLQVVAANCFDLQLLNVQDCDVSLEALRFVKRHCKRCIIEHTNPAFF